TGGGGGCACGGCCTCGGAGCCTTTGGCCAGCAGGACCTGGTGGCGGGCACAGGTCAGGAAGTCTCCCTGGCAGTAGTTCTTCTTCATGAGATGGGCCATGGCGGGCATAGAGGCCATCCGGTCATTGAAGAAGGGGCAGCGGGGCAGGCACTCGCACTCGGACATGAAGAACCTCCTGGGGCCATCTTTTGGACGCCAGGAGGTTCATCGGTCAATCTTTGCGCGGGGTCAAATCAGGGATCAGGCCCCCGTGACACGGAGCAGGACCTTCATGGCCGTATTCGTCCGCTGCGAGAGCACTGTCGACGGCGGTGAGCACCAGGTCCTGGGTCTGGAGGGCTGCCTCAGTCTCCCGCTGGGCTGCACCGCGGATCCGCTTGCCGATGTAGGCCGAGAAGGCCCAGCCACCCGGGAGGGTAATGGCCAGGATGAGGGTCACGGCTGGAGTGAGGACTTTCCGGGTCAGAGAGCCGCTTGTCCACACCATTCCTGCCTTCCTGATCCACCGATTACCACGGTCGGTTGTTCTATCGGATCATGGGGGAGGCCCATTAACTGTGTTCAGGATCCGAGTTCGCGCATACAGGCGAGTGCCACCCCAGGCACCGCCGCCTCCACCTCTGGGCTCATCTCCAGGCTCAGGCCTCCCAGGCCTGGAATGGAGACTGCATAGAGCACCACGTTGGGCTCCTCACCCATGAGGTAGAAGCAGTCGAGCAGGTCCTTGAGTCCGATGTCGTGGGCGGTCAGGGTGGGGGGGTAGTCCGAGGAATACTTGGGGATCAGGCGTGTGCAGGTGCCCGGGGCCTGGCCGTCTTGGGTGGCATCCACCAGGATCACCCGGTCCGCCTCCTGCATGGGGGCGAGGAGCACCATGCCGAGGGTGCCCCCGTCGAGCAGGGTTGTACCCGGCGGGAAGGGGCCGAGAGTCTCCAGGTGGCGGACCACATGGACTCCGACCCCCTCATCGCCGAGAAGGGTATTACCGATGCCGAGGATGAGGGTCTTCAAAGCTTCTCCAGCTCGTCCTGCCGCTCGAACTTCCAGCCCCCGACCATGGAGGAGGTGGTGCCCCGGCCTTCCACATAGTCGTGGTAGAAGACCAGGTAGACATGGACGATCACGAAGAGCACGTAGAACCACATGAAGGTGTGGTGGAGGTGGCGCACATTCTGGTCTCCCCCGAGGAGGGGGATGATCCAGGTGGCGAGGCGGGGGAAGAAGAAGTCGCTCATGGGCGAGAAGAGGGCGAAGCCGGTCAGAGCCTGGAAGAGGAAGAGCCAGAAGGTACCGAAGTAGATCAGGCCGGCCATGCGGTTGTGCCCCACATGGACCTCGCCATGGACATCGGTCTGGAAGATATCCACCTTCATGACGGCCTTGATGTCATCCAGCCACTTCCAAGAGGTGGGGATGAACTCCTTCCAGCTGGCGTAGTGGTTCCCCACAAAGCCCCAATAGATGCGGACCAGCATGTTGAGCAGGAAGACGTAGCCCGTGAGGAAGTGGATGAAGCGGACGGTCCCGAACCAGTACTGGAAGGAGGCTTCCTGGCGATAGACGATGGAGATGGGGTGTCCGATGATGAAGCCGGTGACGATCAGGATGGTGATCGCGGCGGCGTTGATCCAGTGGAAGAGCCGGACCGGGAGCTCCCAGACATAGACGCGGCGGTAGATGACGGGTGTGGTGATGTGGTAGTGCATGGCCTCCTCCTCACTCCACGTGGATCTGGTTCAGGGTCCGGCCCTTGGGATCAAAGAGGTGCACCGCACAGGCCAGGCAGGGGTCGAAGGAGTGGATCGTTCGGATGATCTCCAGCGGCTGCTCGATGTTGGCCACCGGTGTGCCGATGAGTGAGGCTTCGAAGGCCGACTTCTGTCCCTTGGGATCTCTGGGGCTGCCATTCCAGGTGGTGGGGACCACCAGCTGGTAGTTGTCGATGGCCCTGTCCTTGATGCGGATCCAGTGGGAGAGGGCACCGCGGGGCGCCTCGGCCATGCCCACCCCCTCCGCTGTGGCGGGCCAGGAGGAGGGCTCCCACTGCCCTGGGGCGAAGGTGCTGAAGTTGCCCATCTTCAGGTTGGTGATGAGCTCGTCGAAGTCCTTCTTCATCTGGTGGGCGACCAGGAGGCATTCCAGCCCGCGGGCGGCGGTGCGTCCCAGGGTGGAGAAGAGGGCGGTCACCGGAACGCCAAGCTTGCCGAGGGTGTCGTTGACCACCTGCTTCACATCCGTGTTGCCCTTGGCATAGGCCACGATGAGGCGGGAGAGGGGACCCA
The sequence above is drawn from the uncultured Holophaga sp. genome and encodes:
- a CDS encoding hydrogenase maturation protease, producing MKTLILGIGNTLLGDEGVGVHVVRHLETLGPFPPGTTLLDGGTLGMVLLAPMQEADRVILVDATQDGQAPGTCTRLIPKYSSDYPPTLTAHDIGLKDLLDCFYLMGEEPNVVLYAVSIPGLGGLSLEMSPEVEAAVPGVALACMRELGS
- the cybH gene encoding Ni/Fe-hydrogenase, b-type cytochrome subunit, whose protein sequence is MHYHITTPVIYRRVYVWELPVRLFHWINAAAITILIVTGFIIGHPISIVYRQEASFQYWFGTVRFIHFLTGYVFLLNMLVRIYWGFVGNHYASWKEFIPTSWKWLDDIKAVMKVDIFQTDVHGEVHVGHNRMAGLIYFGTFWLFLFQALTGFALFSPMSDFFFPRLATWIIPLLGGDQNVRHLHHTFMWFYVLFVIVHVYLVFYHDYVEGRGTTSSMVGGWKFERQDELEKL